A stretch of the Neisseria sp. DTU_2020_1000833_1_SI_GRL_NUU_006 genome encodes the following:
- a CDS encoding ornithine carbamoyltransferase — MNLKNRHFLKLLDFTPEEITAYLDLAAELKAAKKAGREVQRMKGKNIALIFEKTSTRTRCAFEVAARDQGAGVTYLEPSASQIGHKESIKDTARVLGRMYDGIEYRGFGQDMVEELAKYAGVPVFNGLTNEFHPTQMLADALTMREHSGKPLNQTAFAYVGDARYNMANSLLVLGAKLGMDVRIGAPKTLWPSENIVARARAVAEETGGKILLTENAEEAVKGVDFIHTDVWVSMGEPKEAWQERIDLLKDYRVTPELMAASGNPQVKFMHCLPAFHNRETKVGEWIYETFGLNGVEVTEEVFESPASIVFDQAENRMHTIKAVMVAALGD, encoded by the coding sequence ATGAACCTGAAAAACCGCCATTTCCTGAAACTTTTAGACTTTACACCCGAAGAAATCACCGCCTACCTCGACCTTGCTGCCGAGTTGAAAGCCGCTAAGAAGGCAGGGCGCGAAGTGCAGCGGATGAAAGGGAAGAACATCGCCCTGATTTTTGAAAAAACATCGACCCGCACCCGCTGCGCGTTTGAAGTCGCCGCGCGCGACCAAGGGGCGGGGGTAACTTATCTGGAGCCGTCCGCCAGCCAAATCGGGCATAAGGAAAGCATCAAAGACACCGCCCGCGTCTTGGGCAGAATGTACGACGGCATCGAATATCGCGGCTTCGGGCAGGACATGGTCGAAGAATTGGCGAAATACGCCGGCGTGCCTGTGTTCAACGGTCTGACCAACGAGTTCCACCCGACCCAAATGCTCGCCGACGCGCTGACCATGCGCGAACACAGCGGCAAACCCTTGAACCAAACCGCGTTTGCCTACGTCGGCGACGCGCGTTACAACATGGCAAATTCGCTGCTGGTGTTGGGCGCGAAGCTCGGTATGGACGTGCGTATCGGCGCACCGAAAACCTTGTGGCCGTCTGAAAACATCGTCGCCCGCGCACGCGCCGTCGCCGAAGAAACCGGCGGAAAGATTTTGCTCACCGAAAACGCGGAAGAAGCCGTCAAAGGCGTCGATTTTATCCATACCGACGTGTGGGTCAGCATGGGCGAGCCGAAAGAGGCGTGGCAGGAACGCATTGATTTATTGAAAGATTACCGCGTTACCCCCGAACTGATGGCGGCATCGGGCAACCCGCAGGTCAAATTCATGCACTGCCTGCCCGCCTTCCACAACCGCGAAACCAAAGTCGGCGAATGGATTTACGAAACCTTCGGCTTAAACGGCGTGGAAGTAACGGAAGAAGTATTCGAAAGCCCAGCCAGCATCGTGTTCGACCAAGCGGAAAACCGGATGCACACGATTAAAGCGGTGATGGTGGCGGCGTTGGGGGATTAA
- a CDS encoding methylated-DNA--[protein]-cysteine S-methyltransferase, whose amino-acid sequence MAKIGDFAVQSMIEIRSKRMITLPSLNNLPSKWDEIRHWLETQVFECEVMPYPNLTEHEAKQFEQDFIDRIGCAPEEYVRIRRAIRLLEASYPDSPNELTSAAIATPLGEMLAVFGSKGLCLLEFVGQKHMEQEITAVQKALRGRFVFREDERTQLLRQELDVYFKGRLKTFATPLEQIGTEFQKQAWDALLAIPYGETRSYKEQAQCLGNPKAVRAVAAANGQNKVSILIPCHRVIGSDGKLTGYAGGLNRKQSLLALERGEVQTTLF is encoded by the coding sequence ATGGCGAAAATTGGGGATTTTGCCGTCCAATCCATGATAGAGATACGGAGCAAACGAATGATTACCCTGCCTTCCTTAAACAATCTGCCGTCAAAATGGGATGAAATCCGCCATTGGCTCGAAACCCAAGTTTTTGAGTGTGAAGTCATGCCGTATCCCAATCTGACGGAACACGAAGCCAAGCAGTTCGAGCAGGATTTTATCGACCGTATCGGCTGCGCGCCTGAAGAATATGTCCGTATCCGCCGTGCCATCCGTTTGTTGGAAGCGAGTTATCCCGACAGTCCGAACGAACTGACCTCCGCCGCCATTGCCACGCCTTTGGGTGAGATGCTGGCGGTATTTGGCAGCAAGGGTTTGTGTTTGCTGGAGTTTGTCGGGCAGAAGCATATGGAGCAGGAAATCACCGCCGTCCAAAAAGCCTTGCGCGGACGGTTTGTGTTTCGGGAAGATGAGCGAACGCAACTTCTGCGGCAGGAATTGGACGTATACTTCAAGGGTCGTCTGAAAACCTTTGCCACGCCTTTGGAGCAGATCGGTACCGAATTTCAAAAGCAGGCATGGGATGCGCTCTTGGCGATTCCTTACGGCGAAACGCGCAGCTACAAGGAGCAGGCGCAGTGTTTGGGCAATCCTAAAGCCGTCCGCGCCGTTGCCGCCGCCAACGGGCAGAACAAAGTGTCCATCCTGATTCCCTGCCACCGCGTTATCGGCAGCGACGGCAAGCTGACCGGCTACGCAGGCGGCTTGAACCGCAAACAGTCGCTGCTTGCTTTGGAACGCGGCGAAGTTCAGACGACCTTGTTTTGA
- a CDS encoding YbhB/YbcL family Raf kinase inhibitor-like protein has protein sequence MQTRILSAVLLAFSTAAFAEGAFTLQFDNPSKDGGFTQNQLLSAPYGFGCSGGNASPALSWKNPPAGTKSFVLTVYDKDAPTGLGWMHWVVADIPADVRRLPAGITAQGGRLPKGALQTRTDFGTPGYGGACPPEGRKHRYEFTLTALKVAKLPNITAESTPALVGFFTKANSLGEAKFTVEHRR, from the coding sequence ATGCAAACCCGCATCCTCTCCGCAGTACTGCTGGCTTTTTCAACCGCTGCCTTTGCCGAGGGCGCATTCACGCTGCAATTCGACAACCCGTCCAAAGACGGCGGCTTCACGCAAAACCAGCTTTTGAGCGCGCCTTACGGCTTTGGCTGTTCGGGCGGCAATGCTTCGCCCGCGCTGTCGTGGAAAAATCCGCCCGCAGGGACAAAAAGTTTCGTCCTGACCGTTTACGATAAAGACGCGCCGACCGGCCTGGGCTGGATGCACTGGGTGGTCGCCGACATTCCCGCCGATGTCCGCCGCCTGCCCGCAGGCATTACCGCGCAAGGCGGCAGGCTGCCCAAAGGCGCACTGCAAACCCGCACAGACTTCGGCACTCCGGGCTACGGCGGCGCGTGTCCGCCCGAAGGCAGGAAACACCGCTACGAATTCACGCTCACCGCGCTGAAAGTCGCCAAGCTGCCGAACATCACCGCCGAATCTACACCCGCGCTGGTCGGTTTCTTTACTAAGGCAAACAGCTTGGGCGAAGCAAAATTCACGGTCGAACACCGACGCTGA
- a CDS encoding helix-turn-helix transcriptional regulator, which produces MGALGGIVQHHTALYRSVAVHEPTVVIVRRGCKKLRWAGRELRIAAGEAVALAGGQTFDVINIPDSDDLYQAQWIAFEQEAIERFAAQYGTAQAVCDAVKLPHPGRMNAAFDYAAAVLADEEVPHNAAEAALCGVLAWLQHDGIGFAVYEGVNLMRQIRKLITADMAADWSSAMLAQRLNCSEAALRRRLARQDTNFRTLLTDVRMMRALTLLQVTQWPVAQIAGAVGYDCPSRFSARFKERFGCVPSAVRSEAEPAAYRRTGQVSVGVRP; this is translated from the coding sequence TTGGGTGCTTTAGGCGGCATCGTGCAACATCATACCGCCTTGTACCGCAGTGTGGCGGTACATGAACCGACCGTGGTTATCGTGCGGCGCGGATGCAAGAAGCTGCGGTGGGCGGGGCGCGAATTGAGGATTGCGGCGGGTGAAGCGGTCGCGTTGGCAGGCGGGCAGACGTTTGACGTCATCAATATTCCCGATTCAGACGACCTCTATCAGGCGCAATGGATTGCTTTCGAACAGGAAGCCATAGAAAGGTTTGCCGCACAATACGGGACGGCGCAGGCAGTGTGCGATGCGGTGAAGCTGCCGCACCCCGGGCGGATGAACGCGGCGTTTGATTATGCGGCTGCGGTGCTGGCGGATGAAGAAGTGCCGCACAATGCGGCGGAGGCCGCGCTTTGCGGCGTGTTGGCGTGGTTGCAGCATGACGGCATCGGTTTTGCCGTGTACGAAGGCGTCAACCTGATGCGGCAAATCCGCAAACTGATTACCGCCGATATGGCTGCGGACTGGTCATCGGCGATGTTGGCGCAGCGGCTTAATTGCAGCGAGGCTGCGTTGCGGCGGCGGTTGGCGCGGCAGGACACGAATTTCCGTACGCTGCTGACGGATGTACGCATGATGCGCGCGCTGACGCTGTTGCAGGTTACGCAATGGCCGGTGGCGCAGATTGCCGGCGCGGTCGGCTATGACTGCCCGTCCCGTTTCAGCGCGCGCTTCAAAGAGCGGTTCGGTTGCGTGCCGTCGGCGGTTCGCTCGGAAGCGGAGCCGGCGGCATATCGGCGCACGGGGCAGGTCAGCGTCGGTGTTCGACCGTGA